GGTGCCCGCACCGCGGTCGAAGTGCGTCTTCCCTGGTACCGCGCACTCCCCGGATCGTGCATCGCGGGCGCGACGTTGAGCATCGACGGCGTCGAGGCGCCGGCGGAGTCGCTGCGCTGGCAGATGAACGGCCGCGAGTTCGGCTTCGACGAGCTGCGCACCAACACCGACGAGTGGTGGTTCCCCACCGACTCGGCAGTGCTCTCCGGCGACCTTGCGGTCGACCCTGGTGCAGAGCACGAGGTCACCGTCGGGCTGACCCTGTACATCCCGTACATCATCATCTCCGACACCGAGACGCTGCACATCGACGAGACGAACACCAAGACCATGAAGGCGGTGGCGGCATGACCGGTACGCTCGGCACTCCGATCCAGGGCGTCACGCTCTACAGCTTCACGCGCGCATTCCACGGCCGTGAGTACGACCTCGAAGGCCTGATCCGCAAGACGGCCGCCGAGGGCTTCGGGCCTGGCCTGGAGGTCATCGGCTTCTCGAGCTTCCGGGGCTTCCCGGAGATCGACGACGCGTATGCGGGCTGGTTCCGCGATCTCGTCGAGGAGGTCGGGCTCACGACGACCTCGCTCGCCGTGAATGCCGACATCGGCATCCACCGCGACCGCCTGCTGAACCAGGACGAGCTGATCGCGTACATGACGCGGCAGATCAAGGCGGCAGCGACGCTGGGCTTCCCGATCGCACGCGTGCAGATCTCGATCGAGCCCGACTCGATGGAGGCCCTTGCACCCATCGCCGAAGCGCATGGCGTGACCCTCGCGCTCGAGGTGCACGCCGACCAGTACGCCTCGCACCCGCGGATCCTGGCGCTGCGCGATCGGTTCGAGAAGGTCGGCTCGCCCTTCCTCGGGTTCACGATGGACTGGGGGGCCACCGTGTCCGGGTTCGCACCGTCGCTCATCGAGTCCTACCGTCGCCGTGGCGCGTCGGATGAGCTGCTGGGCAAGGTCGTCGACCTCTGGAACACGTACTACGAGCAGGGGCCACCGGCAGATCAGACCGAGCACGGACAGCGCTTCGGCTCGTTCATCGGCCTCGCTGCGCAGAACGGGCGTCCCGACCTCGGCATCGACATGGGCATCAACGGCACTGGCCTGTTCGGCCCGGCGCGGGTGGACGACTGGCTCGCGATCGTGCCGTGGATCAAGCACGTGCACGGCAAGTTCTTCGGCATCGACGAGCACGGCGAGGAGCCCTCGGTTCCCGTCCGCGATCTCGTCCGTCTGCTGGTCGAGAACGGCTACAACGGCGCCATCTCCAGCGAGTACGAGGGCTGGCACTGGAACAACTGGGAGTCGCCGTTCGACATCATCCGTGCCGAACAGGCCGTGCAGCGCTCCGCCGCCGCAGACGCCGGCTCACGCATGATCACAGATCTGGCAGAGGCCCGGGCGCAGCTCGGCGCGTGGCTGCCCACCACCGAAGGAGCAGGAGCATGACCGACAACGACGGAATCGCAGGCACCGGCATCAAGCTGGGCACCACCCTCTACTCGATGACCAGCGAGTTCGCGGCCGGGCTGTACACGCCCGAGACCCTGATCGCCGCGGTGGCCGAAGAGGGCATCGGCCCGGGCGTCGAGTTCAACATCGCCCAGCTGCTGCGCACCTACCCCGACGTCGATGATGACTTCGTCAAGCTGTGGTTCAACTCGCTGGAGAAGTACGGCCTCGAGGCGAGCGCGGTGGGAACCAACCTCGACATGGGGCGTCGTAAGAATCGCGACATGACGCCCGACGAGGAGCACGACTTCCTCGCGCGGCAGCTCAAGACGGCGCATACGCTCGGCTTCAAGAAGGTGGTCATCCGCTCGCACGGCAAAGAGCTGCTGCGCAGCCTGCTGCCGTTGGCCGAGAAGTACGACCAGAAGCTCGGCTACGAGATCCACGCACCGTCCGGTCCCAATGACCCGCAGGTGCTGCAGATGCGCGAGATGTACGACGAGCTGCAGTCCGATCGGCTCGGTTTCACGGCCGACTTCTCCTCGACGATGCACAGCCTGTCGCCGACCCTGCTGCGCA
This portion of the Microbacterium pygmaeum genome encodes:
- a CDS encoding C-glycoside deglycosidase beta subunit domain-containing protein, translated to MSARKLEVRVIPDRIIEQGTLTTHGARTAVEVRLPWYRALPGSCIAGATLSIDGVEAPAESLRWQMNGREFGFDELRTNTDEWWFPTDSAVLSGDLAVDPGAEHEVTVGLTLYIPYIIISDTETLHIDETNTKTMKAVAA
- a CDS encoding sugar phosphate isomerase/epimerase family protein: MTGTLGTPIQGVTLYSFTRAFHGREYDLEGLIRKTAAEGFGPGLEVIGFSSFRGFPEIDDAYAGWFRDLVEEVGLTTTSLAVNADIGIHRDRLLNQDELIAYMTRQIKAAATLGFPIARVQISIEPDSMEALAPIAEAHGVTLALEVHADQYASHPRILALRDRFEKVGSPFLGFTMDWGATVSGFAPSLIESYRRRGASDELLGKVVDLWNTYYEQGPPADQTEHGQRFGSFIGLAAQNGRPDLGIDMGINGTGLFGPARVDDWLAIVPWIKHVHGKFFGIDEHGEEPSVPVRDLVRLLVENGYNGAISSEYEGWHWNNWESPFDIIRAEQAVQRSAAADAGSRMITDLAEARAQLGAWLPTTEGAGA
- a CDS encoding sugar phosphate isomerase/epimerase family protein, with the translated sequence MTDNDGIAGTGIKLGTTLYSMTSEFAAGLYTPETLIAAVAEEGIGPGVEFNIAQLLRTYPDVDDDFVKLWFNSLEKYGLEASAVGTNLDMGRRKNRDMTPDEEHDFLARQLKTAHTLGFKKVVIRSHGKELLRSLLPLAEKYDQKLGYEIHAPSGPNDPQVLQMREMYDELQSDRLGFTADFSSTMHSLSPTLLRTLGQMGMDEKHFPVMDEIWHEPTPMYVRNQKFEDYLTGEGVDFLRFGPFTRLAFNMHGLVPPEEWLDIMPQIFHVHAKFYDIGADGEEPAMDIPRIVKQFVDGGYQGYLSSEWEGHAFSDLGESDPIDLVKKQHVLMRKAIEDTVQEKAAAAKESASV